A DNA window from Buttiauxella agrestis contains the following coding sequences:
- a CDS encoding YniB family protein encodes MTYQQAGRIAVLKRVAGWVIFIPAVISTLISILKFMYEHSEKQAGINAVMLDFAHVMIEMMRFNTPFLNFFWYNSPQPEFHQQANVLFWVIYALIFVGLALQASGARMSRQAKFLREGVQDQLILEQAKGPDGLTKEQIDSKIVVPRHTIFLQIFPLYILPVIIIVIGYFFFSLLGFI; translated from the coding sequence ATGACGTATCAACAAGCTGGACGCATTGCCGTACTCAAACGTGTGGCTGGCTGGGTAATTTTCATCCCGGCAGTGATTTCAACACTGATTTCAATTTTGAAGTTTATGTATGAACATAGCGAAAAACAGGCGGGCATTAATGCCGTGATGCTGGATTTCGCGCACGTCATGATTGAGATGATGCGTTTTAATACGCCATTTTTGAATTTCTTCTGGTACAACTCGCCCCAGCCGGAGTTCCATCAACAAGCCAATGTGCTGTTTTGGGTGATCTACGCGCTGATATTTGTGGGTCTTGCGTTACAGGCATCGGGCGCGCGCATGAGCCGCCAGGCGAAGTTTCTGCGCGAAGGTGTGCAGGATCAGTTGATTCTGGAACAGGCAAAAGGGCCGGACGGATTAACCAAAGAGCAAATCGACAGCAAAATTGTGGTGCCACGCCACACGATATTCCTGCAAATTTTCCCGCTCTATATTTTACCTGTCATTATCATCGTCATCGGTTACTTCTTCTTTTCTTTATTGGGCTTTATCTAG
- the hxpB gene encoding hexitol phosphatase HxpB yields the protein MAATRQILAAIFDMDGLLIDSEPLWDEAELEVMASLGVDISRRCELPDTLGLRIDLVVDLWFAQQPWNGPGREEVTQRVITRAISLVDEKRPILPGVREAIALCKAQGLKVGLASASPLHMLERVLEMFDLRDQFDAIASAEHLPYSKPHPQVYLDAAAKLGVDPLTCVTLEDSVNGMIATKAARMRSIVVPAEENRSDDRWCLANAKLSSLTELRAEHLLG from the coding sequence ATGGCTGCAACGCGCCAGATTTTAGCTGCAATTTTTGATATGGACGGTTTGCTGATTGATTCAGAACCATTATGGGACGAGGCGGAGCTGGAGGTCATGGCGAGCTTGGGTGTGGATATTTCGCGCCGTTGCGAACTGCCCGATACGCTCGGTCTGCGTATCGACCTGGTGGTTGATTTATGGTTTGCCCAACAACCCTGGAATGGCCCAGGTCGCGAAGAAGTCACCCAACGCGTTATTACGCGTGCGATTAGCCTGGTTGATGAAAAGCGCCCCATTTTACCCGGCGTTCGCGAAGCCATTGCGTTATGTAAAGCGCAGGGTCTGAAAGTCGGTCTGGCTTCAGCATCGCCGCTGCATATGCTCGAGCGCGTCCTCGAAATGTTTGACCTGCGTGACCAATTTGATGCCATTGCGTCCGCTGAACATCTACCGTACAGCAAGCCACATCCGCAAGTTTATCTCGATGCTGCCGCAAAACTGGGAGTTGATCCGCTGACGTGTGTCACGCTCGAAGATTCGGTTAACGGCATGATTGCCACCAAAGCGGCCCGCATGCGGTCGATTGTGGTTCCAGCCGAAGAAAACCGTAGTGATGATCGCTGGTGCCTGGCAAATGCCAAACTCTCCTCGCTGACAGAATTACGCGCCGAACATCTGCTGGGTTAA
- the kduD gene encoding 2-dehydro-3-deoxy-D-gluconate 5-dehydrogenase KduD, with amino-acid sequence MILDAFNLQGKVAIVTGCDTGLGQGMAIGLAEAGCDIVSVNRKVPQETAQKVQALGRRFMAIQADLSQQDAIASIVEQAVAGMGKIDILVNNAGTIRREDALEFSEKNWDDVMNLNIKSVFFLSQAVAKQFIKQGGGGKIINIASMLSFQGGIRVPSYTASKSAVLGVTRLLANEWAQHNINVNAIAPGYMVTNNTQQLREDEQRSQEILDRIPAGRWGLPADLQGPIVFLASSASDYVNGYTVAVDGGWLAR; translated from the coding sequence ATGATTCTCGATGCTTTTAATCTGCAAGGTAAAGTCGCTATCGTCACGGGTTGTGATACCGGGCTTGGCCAGGGAATGGCGATTGGCCTTGCCGAGGCTGGCTGCGACATCGTCAGTGTGAACCGCAAAGTCCCGCAAGAGACAGCGCAAAAAGTTCAGGCGTTGGGCCGACGTTTTATGGCAATCCAGGCCGATTTAAGCCAGCAAGACGCCATTGCCAGTATCGTAGAACAAGCCGTCGCCGGTATGGGGAAAATCGATATCCTGGTCAACAACGCCGGCACTATTCGCCGTGAGGATGCCCTTGAATTCAGCGAGAAGAATTGGGATGACGTGATGAACCTGAATATTAAATCGGTGTTCTTTCTCTCACAGGCGGTAGCAAAGCAGTTCATTAAGCAAGGAGGCGGCGGCAAAATTATTAACATCGCTTCCATGCTTTCGTTCCAGGGCGGTATCCGCGTCCCCTCTTATACGGCATCGAAAAGCGCAGTCCTGGGTGTCACGCGTCTGCTGGCAAACGAATGGGCGCAACACAACATTAATGTGAATGCCATCGCTCCGGGATACATGGTGACCAACAATACTCAACAGCTCCGCGAGGATGAACAACGCAGCCAGGAAATTCTCGACCGTATTCCCGCAGGCCGCTGGGGGCTTCCTGCCGACCTGCAAGGCCCGATTGTGTTTCTCGCATCCAGCGCTTCTGATTACGTCAATGGTTACACCGTTGCCGTCGATGGAGGCTGGCTAGCCCGCTAA
- a CDS encoding metal-dependent hydrolase: MTAEGHLLFSIACAVFAKNAELTPVLAQGDWWHIVPSAILTCLLPDIDHPKSFLGQRLPWISKPIARACGHRGFTHSLFAVFASLALFYLKVPETWLIPADALQGMVLGYLSHILADMLTPAGVPLLWPCRWRFRFPIIRPQKGNQLERALCMVLFGLAVWMPQSVPDNSAVRWSSHMIISLQMTFNSFLNNHLEQ, translated from the coding sequence ATGACGGCGGAAGGCCACCTTCTTTTTTCCATTGCCTGTGCAGTATTTGCTAAAAATGCTGAACTCACGCCAGTGCTCGCTCAGGGCGACTGGTGGCATATCGTGCCGTCAGCAATTTTGACCTGTTTACTACCGGATATCGACCATCCCAAGTCATTCCTCGGCCAACGCTTACCCTGGATTTCCAAACCGATTGCCCGCGCCTGCGGCCATCGTGGTTTTACACACAGTTTGTTCGCGGTGTTTGCAAGCCTTGCGTTGTTCTATCTCAAGGTGCCTGAAACCTGGCTCATCCCCGCCGATGCGCTGCAAGGCATGGTATTGGGCTATTTAAGCCATATTCTGGCGGACATGCTGACACCGGCTGGCGTTCCACTGCTCTGGCCGTGCCGCTGGCGCTTTCGTTTCCCGATAATCAGGCCGCAAAAAGGCAATCAGCTTGAACGCGCCTTATGCATGGTGTTATTCGGTCTGGCTGTGTGGATGCCGCAAAGCGTGCCCGATAACAGCGCAGTGCGCTGGTCATCACATATGATAATTTCGCTGCAAATGACCTTTAATAGTTTTTTAAATAACCACCTGGAACAATAA
- a CDS encoding L-cystine transporter translates to MNFPLIANVIVFVILLLLLAQTRHKQWSLAKKVLLGLVIGVVFGLALHTIYGEDSPVLKQSIQWFNIVGNGYVQLLQMIVMPLVFASILSAVARLHNASSLGKISFLTIGTLLFTTLISALVGVLVTNLFGLTAEGLVQGTAETARLSAIETTYVGKVADLNVPQLILSFVPKNPFADLTGANPTSIISVVIFAAFLGVAALKLLKDDAPKGERVLVAIDTLQSWVMKLVRLVMQLTPYGVLALMTKVVAGSNLQDIIKLGSFVVASYLGLAIMFGVHAILLAVNGVSPLKYFRKVWPVLTFAFTSRSSAASIPLNVEAQTRRLGVPESIASFAASFGATIGQNGCAGLYPAMLAVMVAPTVGINPLDPVWIATLVGIVTVSSAGVAGVGGGATFAALIVLPAMGLPVTLVALLISVEPLIDMGRTALNVSGSMTAGTITSQLMKQTDKEVMNSDEEAELAHR, encoded by the coding sequence ATGAACTTTCCACTTATAGCGAACGTTATCGTGTTCGTTATTCTGCTGCTGTTGTTGGCGCAAACTCGCCACAAACAGTGGAGTCTGGCGAAGAAAGTACTGCTTGGTTTAGTGATTGGTGTGGTCTTTGGCCTTGCACTGCACACCATTTATGGCGAAGACAGCCCAGTACTGAAGCAATCTATCCAATGGTTCAACATCGTCGGCAACGGCTATGTACAACTACTGCAAATGATCGTGATGCCATTAGTGTTCGCCTCAATTCTGAGCGCGGTTGCACGTCTGCATAACGCATCGTCTTTGGGAAAAATCAGTTTCCTGACCATCGGCACTTTGCTGTTTACCACGCTGATTTCAGCGCTGGTCGGTGTTTTAGTCACCAACCTGTTTGGTTTGACGGCTGAAGGCCTGGTACAAGGGACTGCGGAAACTGCGCGTCTGAGCGCCATCGAAACCACTTACGTGGGCAAAGTGGCCGACCTGAACGTGCCACAGCTGATTCTGTCCTTCGTACCGAAAAACCCGTTTGCTGACCTGACCGGTGCGAATCCAACTTCCATTATTAGCGTGGTAATTTTCGCCGCCTTCCTGGGTGTTGCTGCACTGAAATTGCTGAAAGATGATGCCCCGAAAGGTGAACGCGTCCTGGTGGCGATTGATACGCTGCAAAGCTGGGTGATGAAGCTGGTTCGTCTGGTCATGCAACTGACTCCGTACGGCGTGCTCGCCCTGATGACCAAAGTCGTTGCCGGTTCAAACTTGCAAGACATCATCAAACTTGGCAGCTTCGTGGTCGCGTCCTACCTCGGCCTGGCGATCATGTTCGGTGTGCATGCGATTCTGCTGGCGGTTAATGGCGTTAGCCCACTGAAATACTTCCGTAAAGTGTGGCCAGTGCTGACCTTTGCCTTCACCAGCCGCTCCAGTGCTGCAAGTATCCCATTAAACGTTGAAGCGCAAACGCGTCGTCTGGGTGTTCCTGAATCTATCGCAAGCTTTGCTGCATCCTTTGGTGCGACCATCGGTCAGAACGGTTGTGCGGGTCTGTACCCGGCAATGTTGGCCGTAATGGTAGCGCCTACCGTGGGTATCAACCCGCTGGATCCGGTATGGATTGCAACGTTAGTCGGTATTGTGACCGTTAGCTCCGCAGGCGTGGCCGGTGTGGGCGGCGGTGCAACCTTCGCCGCACTGATTGTACTGCCAGCGATGGGCTTGCCGGTCACTTTGGTCGCATTGTTGATTTCTGTTGAACCGCTTATCGATATGGGCCGTACCGCCCTGAACGTCAGCGGCTCCATGACTGCCGGTACTATCACCAGCCAGTTGATGAAACAAACCGATAAAGAAGTCATGAATAGCGATGAAGAAGCAGAACTGGCGCATCGCTAA
- a CDS encoding tetratricopeptide repeat protein: MKRLCILMFFCLSTAWAETPDSPYLKQAKAGDSRAQFYLADTLFSAGEYQQAEDWAAKSAAQGDADALALLAQLKIQNPATADYQQAKSLAEQAVQRGSKTGEVTLARLLVNTQTGKPDYPAAIKLLESASQDLESDSAVDAQMFLGLLYANGVGIPQDDEQATFWFKRSSALSRTGYAEYWAGMLFLNGEKGFIAANKQRALQWLNLSCMEGFDTGCEEFEQISNGG, translated from the coding sequence ATGAAACGATTGTGCATTCTGATGTTCTTTTGTTTATCAACCGCCTGGGCCGAAACGCCCGACAGCCCCTATTTAAAGCAGGCTAAGGCAGGCGACAGCCGCGCTCAGTTCTATCTTGCCGATACCCTTTTTAGCGCAGGCGAATACCAGCAGGCTGAAGACTGGGCTGCAAAATCTGCGGCGCAAGGTGATGCTGATGCACTCGCCCTTCTGGCGCAGTTAAAAATTCAGAACCCGGCAACGGCGGATTACCAACAGGCTAAATCATTAGCTGAACAGGCAGTACAACGGGGCAGCAAAACCGGCGAAGTCACGCTCGCACGCCTTCTGGTAAACACACAAACCGGTAAACCTGATTACCCTGCTGCCATAAAGCTGCTGGAAAGCGCATCGCAGGACCTTGAAAGTGACTCCGCGGTGGATGCGCAGATGTTCTTAGGTTTGCTTTATGCCAATGGCGTGGGCATTCCCCAGGACGATGAGCAAGCCACATTCTGGTTCAAGCGCAGCTCGGCACTCTCCCGCACCGGTTATGCCGAATACTGGGCGGGCATGCTGTTTTTAAACGGTGAGAAAGGGTTTATTGCGGCCAATAAGCAACGAGCGTTGCAGTGGTTAAACCTGAGCTGTATGGAAGGTTTTGATACCGGCTGTGAAGAGTTTGAGCAAATCAGTAACGGCGGGTAA
- the cedA gene encoding cell division activator CedA, whose protein sequence is MKPLRQPNTRPVITYQPRVEPVPPAHAWRVEGFKDVWMLRNRYVAFVLVGNAFRQSPPFTLPEAAQRWAMQVRHENEIS, encoded by the coding sequence ATGAAACCTTTGCGCCAACCGAATACTCGCCCCGTTATTACGTATCAACCGCGTGTTGAACCCGTGCCGCCAGCCCATGCCTGGCGTGTAGAAGGATTTAAGGATGTGTGGATGCTACGCAATCGCTATGTGGCATTTGTGCTGGTGGGGAATGCGTTCCGCCAGTCACCGCCCTTTACGTTACCGGAGGCGGCTCAACGTTGGGCGATGCAAGTCAGACATGAAAACGAGATTTCCTGA
- the katE gene encoding catalase HPII — protein MSTNDKHPLSHNAPIHDANESKPGMDSLAPEDGSHRPSAEPTPPGAQPTAAGSFKSPDTSNEKLKSLDVHRKDGENFPLTTNQGVRIADDQNSLRAGTRGPTLLEDFILREKITHFDHERIPERIVHARGSAAHGYFQPYKNLSDVTKADFLSDPDKITPVFVRFSTVQGGAGSADTVRDIRGFATKFYTEEGIFDLVGNNTPVFFIQDAHKFPDFVHAVKPEPHWAIPQGGSAHDTFWDYVSLQPETLHNVIWAMSDRGLPRSYRTMEGFGIHTFRMINAEGKATFVRFHWKPTAGKASLIWDESQKLTGRDPDFHRRDLWESIEAGDFPEYELGLQLIPEEDEFKYDFDLLDPTKLIPEELVPVHLVGKMTLNRNPDNFFAENEQAAFHPGHIVPGLDFSNDPLLQGRLFSYTDTQISRLGGPNFHEIPINRPTCPYHNFQRDGMHRMDIDSNPANYEPNSINDNWPRETPPGPKRGGFESYQTRVEGHKIRERSPSFGEYYSHPRLFWQSQTPVEQQHIISAFSFELSKVARPYIRERVLDHLTRIDISLAQPVAENLGIELSHEQMHVAPPKDVNGLKKDPSLSLYAVPSGSVKGRVVAILLSEKANAADVLATMKALKNEGVHTKLLFARMGEVAADDGSLLPIGATFAGSPSVTVDAVIVPGGDLSSILDNGDAAYYLLEAYKHLKVIGLAGDARQFKSKLAIDAQGEEGVVEGDAVTKSFTDDFLKSLAAHRVWSRHNKIAHIPA, from the coding sequence ATGTCGACGAACGATAAACATCCGCTTAGCCACAATGCACCGATACATGACGCCAATGAATCAAAACCCGGAATGGATTCGCTGGCACCCGAAGACGGCTCACATCGCCCTTCCGCAGAACCCACGCCACCCGGCGCACAGCCCACCGCTGCGGGGAGTTTCAAAAGCCCGGACACTTCCAATGAAAAGCTGAAATCGCTCGATGTGCATCGCAAAGACGGTGAAAACTTCCCGCTCACCACCAACCAGGGCGTGCGCATCGCCGACGACCAAAATTCACTGCGCGCAGGTACGCGTGGGCCTACGCTTCTGGAAGATTTTATCCTGCGGGAAAAAATCACCCATTTTGACCATGAGCGTATTCCCGAGCGTATCGTTCACGCCCGCGGTTCAGCCGCCCACGGCTATTTCCAACCGTATAAAAATTTATCGGATGTCACCAAAGCCGATTTCTTATCCGACCCTGACAAAATCACCCCGGTATTCGTTCGATTTTCTACCGTCCAGGGCGGCGCTGGCTCCGCCGATACCGTGCGTGATATCCGTGGGTTTGCCACCAAGTTCTACACCGAAGAAGGGATTTTCGATTTAGTCGGCAACAACACGCCGGTGTTTTTCATTCAGGACGCGCATAAATTCCCGGATTTTGTCCATGCCGTTAAACCCGAGCCGCACTGGGCTATCCCGCAAGGCGGCAGCGCCCACGACACCTTCTGGGATTATGTTTCGCTGCAACCCGAAACATTGCACAACGTCATCTGGGCGATGTCTGACCGTGGCTTACCGCGCAGTTACCGCACCATGGAAGGTTTTGGGATCCATACCTTCCGCATGATAAACGCCGAGGGCAAAGCCACTTTCGTGCGCTTCCACTGGAAACCAACCGCCGGAAAAGCCTCTCTTATCTGGGATGAGTCGCAAAAACTGACGGGCCGTGACCCGGACTTCCACCGTCGCGACCTCTGGGAATCTATCGAGGCAGGCGATTTCCCGGAATACGAACTGGGACTGCAATTAATTCCAGAAGAAGATGAATTTAAGTATGACTTTGACCTGCTGGACCCCACTAAACTGATCCCTGAAGAACTGGTTCCGGTTCACCTGGTGGGCAAAATGACGCTCAATCGCAACCCGGATAATTTCTTTGCCGAAAACGAACAGGCGGCGTTCCATCCGGGCCATATTGTTCCTGGACTCGATTTCAGTAATGACCCGCTGTTGCAGGGGCGCTTGTTCTCCTACACCGATACGCAAATCAGCCGTCTGGGTGGGCCAAACTTCCACGAAATCCCGATTAACCGCCCAACCTGCCCGTATCACAACTTCCAGCGTGACGGCATGCACCGCATGGATATCGACAGTAATCCGGCAAACTACGAGCCGAATTCAATTAACGATAACTGGCCGCGTGAAACGCCTCCAGGCCCGAAACGCGGAGGTTTCGAAAGCTACCAGACGCGCGTTGAAGGGCATAAAATCCGTGAGCGCAGTCCATCGTTTGGCGAATATTACTCACATCCGCGCCTGTTCTGGCAAAGCCAGACGCCTGTTGAACAACAGCATATTATCAGCGCGTTTAGCTTTGAATTATCCAAGGTCGCCAGACCCTATATTCGTGAACGCGTGCTCGATCACCTCACGCGTATCGATATTTCCCTCGCTCAGCCGGTTGCGGAAAACCTGGGCATCGAACTGTCACACGAGCAAATGCACGTCGCACCACCGAAAGACGTCAACGGATTGAAGAAAGACCCGAGCCTTAGCCTGTATGCGGTGCCGAGTGGTTCCGTAAAGGGCCGCGTAGTGGCGATTTTGCTCAGTGAAAAAGCCAATGCAGCGGATGTGCTGGCGACCATGAAAGCATTAAAAAATGAAGGCGTGCACACCAAATTGCTGTTTGCCCGTATGGGTGAAGTGGCTGCTGATGACGGTTCCCTATTGCCCATCGGCGCAACCTTTGCGGGTTCACCTTCGGTCACAGTCGATGCGGTCATTGTGCCGGGAGGCGACCTGAGTTCAATTCTCGATAATGGTGATGCGGCTTACTATTTACTGGAAGCCTATAAACACTTGAAAGTGATTGGTCTCGCAGGAGATGCCCGCCAGTTCAAATCTAAACTGGCGATTGATGCGCAGGGTGAAGAAGGTGTTGTAGAAGGTGACGCTGTCACAAAATCATTTACCGATGATTTCCTGAAATCTTTAGCCGCCCACCGCGTCTGGTCGCGGCATAACAAAATCGCTCATATCCCGGCATAA
- the osmE gene encoding osmotically-inducible lipoprotein OsmE, whose translation MNKTFAGILGAAAVMTMLAGCTAYDRTKDQVTTPVVKDVKKGMSREQVQQVAGKPSSEVTMIHARGTCQTYILGQRDGKTETYFVALDDTGHVMNSGYQTCAEYDTDPQTKK comes from the coding sequence ATGAACAAGACTTTTGCAGGAATTTTAGGTGCAGCAGCGGTGATGACTATGCTTGCGGGTTGTACGGCATATGACCGCACAAAAGATCAGGTTACGACGCCAGTCGTGAAAGATGTGAAAAAAGGCATGAGCCGTGAGCAAGTGCAGCAGGTGGCCGGCAAGCCTTCTTCTGAAGTGACCATGATTCACGCGCGTGGGACTTGCCAGACTTATATTCTTGGCCAGCGCGATGGCAAAACAGAAACTTATTTCGTCGCCCTTGATGACACCGGGCATGTGATGAATTCGGGTTATCAGACTTGTGCTGAGTACGATACCGATCCGCAGACTAAGAAATAA
- the nadE gene encoding ammonia-dependent NAD(+) synthetase, which produces MALQQEIIQALGVKPQIDPAQEIRVSVDFLKAYLKKYPFIKSLVLGISGGQDSTLTGKLCQTAISELREETGDESYQFIAVRLPFGVQADEQDCQDAITFIQPDRVLTVNIKGAVLASEQALREAGIELSDFIRGNEKARERMKAQYSIAGMTKGVVVGTDHGAEAVTGFFTKYGDGGTDINPIFRLNKRQGKALLKTLGCPEHLYQKAPTADLEDDRPSLPDEAALGVTYDQIDDYLEGKTLDEGTSKIIEGWYLKTEHKRRTPITVFDDFWK; this is translated from the coding sequence ATGGCTCTGCAACAAGAGATTATCCAGGCACTAGGGGTTAAACCGCAGATCGATCCTGCACAAGAAATTCGTGTCAGCGTCGATTTTTTGAAAGCCTATCTGAAAAAGTATCCCTTTATTAAATCTCTGGTGCTGGGCATCAGCGGCGGTCAGGATTCAACCTTGACCGGCAAACTGTGCCAGACCGCCATCAGCGAACTGCGCGAAGAAACCGGTGACGAGAGCTACCAGTTCATCGCGGTGCGCTTGCCGTTTGGCGTGCAGGCCGATGAGCAAGACTGCCAGGACGCCATCACCTTTATCCAGCCCGACCGCGTGTTAACCGTGAACATCAAAGGTGCCGTGCTGGCGAGCGAACAAGCGCTGCGCGAAGCCGGTATCGAACTGAGCGATTTTATTCGCGGCAACGAAAAAGCCCGCGAGCGTATGAAAGCGCAATACAGCATTGCCGGAATGACCAAAGGCGTGGTGGTTGGGACTGACCATGGCGCAGAAGCGGTAACAGGTTTCTTCACCAAATACGGCGATGGTGGCACCGATATCAACCCAATCTTCCGTCTGAACAAACGTCAGGGCAAAGCGCTGCTTAAAACCCTGGGCTGCCCGGAGCATTTATATCAGAAAGCGCCAACGGCTGACCTCGAAGACGATCGCCCTTCTCTGCCTGACGAAGCCGCACTGGGTGTGACTTACGACCAGATTGATGATTACCTTGAAGGCAAAACGCTTGATGAAGGCACCAGCAAAATCATTGAAGGCTGGTATCTGAAAACCGAACACAAACGTCGCACGCCGATCACTGTGTTTGATGATTTCTGGAAATAA
- the yddG gene encoding aromatic amino acid DMT transporter YddG, translated as MDSAAKRATAFGLLAILLWSTSVGLLRSISEHFGPVGGAALIYTVSALCLCLARGLPKVREIPQRYLWIGGALFVTYEIFLALAIGLAHTRTQSLELGMINYLWPSLTILLALFINQQRSSLWLWPGLALSLAGIVQVMKGDGVWSPLQMWHNILDNPLAYGLAFAAALIWALYCNITRRWSDGKNGVSLFFCATAAVLWVKFAFVSEAPIHFTLPATLQLLFMGASTAIAYSAWNHGIQRGNMTLLATASYFTPVLSALMASLWLGLHPGWGFWQGVVMVVAGSLLCWLATRRYS; from the coding sequence ATGGATAGCGCTGCAAAACGCGCCACGGCCTTTGGCCTGCTGGCCATTCTCCTCTGGAGTACCTCGGTTGGTTTACTGCGAAGTATCAGCGAGCATTTTGGCCCCGTCGGCGGCGCGGCGCTGATTTATACCGTCAGCGCCCTTTGCCTGTGCCTGGCTCGCGGTTTACCCAAAGTCCGTGAAATCCCTCAGCGATATTTATGGATTGGCGGGGCATTATTTGTCACTTATGAAATTTTCCTCGCCTTAGCGATTGGCCTTGCACACACCCGCACGCAGTCGTTAGAACTCGGGATGATTAATTACCTGTGGCCGAGCCTGACCATCTTACTGGCGCTATTTATCAACCAGCAACGTAGCAGCTTGTGGTTATGGCCGGGGCTTGCACTTTCGCTTGCGGGTATTGTGCAGGTGATGAAAGGGGATGGAGTCTGGTCGCCGCTGCAAATGTGGCACAACATTCTCGATAACCCGCTGGCTTACGGCCTGGCGTTTGCCGCAGCACTCATTTGGGCGCTGTACTGCAATATTACGCGCCGCTGGAGTGACGGAAAGAACGGCGTTTCATTGTTTTTTTGCGCCACCGCTGCTGTGCTGTGGGTGAAATTCGCCTTCGTGAGCGAAGCGCCGATTCACTTTACGCTGCCTGCAACGCTGCAACTGTTGTTTATGGGAGCTTCCACGGCAATAGCCTATTCGGCCTGGAACCACGGCATTCAACGCGGGAATATGACGTTACTGGCTACGGCATCGTATTTCACGCCAGTGCTTTCGGCGTTAATGGCGAGTTTGTGGTTGGGTCTGCATCCGGGTTGGGGGTTTTGGCAGGGTGTGGTTATGGTGGTGGCCGGATCGCTTCTGTGTTGGCTCGCGACCCGGCGTTACAGTTAA